GCCCGCCACGTGGGGGGTGATTAAAAGGTTGGGGGTGGTCCAGAGGGGTGAATCGGCGGGCAGCGGCTCATTTTCCAGGACGTCCACCGCCGCGCCGCCCAGGCGCCCTTCGACGAGGGACTTCGTCAGCGCCGCCTCGTCCACGGTGGACCCGCGGCCCACGCTCACCAGAAGCGCCCCCCGCCTGCACGCGGCCAGCCGCTCCGCATTGAGCCAGCCCCGGGTCGCGTCGGTCTCGGGGAGGCAGTTGAAGATGAAGTCCGCGCCCCCGAGCATCTCCCGCCAGCCGTCGCCGCCGAAGACCCGGCTCGCCTCGCGCACCAGCCGCGGCCGGTTCACCATAGCCCACACGTCCACCCCGAAACCGGCCAACCGCCGCCCTATCTCCACCCCGATGCTCCCGAAGCCGAGAATCGCCGCCCGCTTTCCGGCCAGGAGGGCCTGCCGGTACGCCACGGCGTCGGGGTCCCAGCGCCGCTCGGACTGACGGCGCACGACCTCGGGCAGCCGCCGAGCCAGGGCCAATAAAAGCGCCAGCGCATGCTCCGCCACCGCCACCGAGTGCACCCCCCGGGCGTTGGTCAAAAGAATCCCACGCCCGACTATCTCCCCCACCGGGGTGCGCTCCACGCCCGCCGATGCGAGCTGGACCCACTTGAGATTTTCGGCGAGCGCCAGGCGCTCGGAGGTGATGCTCCAGCCGAAGAACACGTCGGCTTGGGGCAGCTCCCGATCGAACTCCTCCCGGTCCCGGCTGGGGACGACGGTGATGTCCGACTCGCCGTCGGAGTCCAGGTCGGAGCCGCCGGTCAAGGCCACGGCCTGCTTGATGTCGGACGCGACGTCGCGCTGGTGTTCCCAGTCGCGGCTGACGAAAACCAAGATTCGCAAACGTGCCTCCCGTGGCGAAAGACTACGGTTTTTCGGTGGTGGGCCCGGCGTCGTCCGGCGCCGGGGTCAGGACGGTCGTCGTGGGGACCGCTTCGGCGCGGACGAGCGCCACCGCCAGGTTGCCCGGCCCCGCCGCCACCGTCTGCTGCGGCGCGTAGCCGTCGGCGCGCAGGTTCAGTATCACCGGGTAGAGCTTTTTCGGGATGGGGATGGAAAAGCGGCCGTCGGGCCCCGATTCGGCGTCGTAGTCCGCCGGGTCGAACCCCACGGGCGGGCTCACCGGCCAGACGGTCACCTCGACCCCGCCCAGCGGCGAATCGCTGACGGCGTCGTAGGTCCGCCCCTCCAGCGGCTCCGCGCCGGGCAGGGAGCAGACGATGACGGCCGTCACCGCCGCCGCCAGCCCCGCCCCGAACCAGATGAACAAACGGTACCAGGGGAGCTGCGCCGGCATCCTACCCCCCGCTCCCCGGGGCGAATAAAAGGGTGTAGTTGAAGAAGCCCCCCCGCTTCGCCGTGCAGGCCAGGCCCGCCTGGGCGCCCCATTTCACCAGCGTCGCCGCCGGGTGGTAGTCGGGGTCGGGGAGCCATTCCTGGACGGCCAGCCTT
This genomic stretch from bacterium harbors:
- a CDS encoding D-2-hydroxyacid dehydrogenase, with protein sequence MRILVFVSRDWEHQRDVASDIKQAVALTGGSDLDSDGESDITVVPSRDREEFDRELPQADVFFGWSITSERLALAENLKWVQLASAGVERTPVGEIVGRGILLTNARGVHSVAVAEHALALLLALARRLPEVVRRQSERRWDPDAVAYRQALLAGKRAAILGFGSIGVEIGRRLAGFGVDVWAMVNRPRLVREASRVFGGDGWREMLGGADFIFNCLPETDATRGWLNAERLAACRRGALLVSVGRGSTVDEAALTKSLVEGRLGGAAVDVLENEPLPADSPLWTTPNLLITPHVAGLTEGMFAAVTDVGRGFLSPPLLRSRPRPSPQPVGEPLPGRERGQFTPHPRPIGAPLLTCRAGICQGHSSLRSVLIPAALTLPTSTLTPARACDDVGRPFCGPPL